One window of the Capnocytophaga haemolytica genome contains the following:
- a CDS encoding outer membrane beta-barrel protein, producing MKFFFTLIVMLLFFCGSAAYAQSAFTLTAKVVDSAGEGVPLAVVRLIAEGEVIAQEVTALNGSVRLTPHTSNPTPQTLTLTIEAYNFQPYEQTIHRYSTPQDLSTDLGTIRLSEAITALEGVTLTGEKRPSAVRVEAGKVIFNPQQSLTTAGSSALEILKKTPAVTVDNQSGISIIGKRGTLVLLNDKPTYMQAEELKSFLQSLPASRVASIEVMPTPPASYDAQGAAGVINIVLKQSSLEGTYLSVGNGVAYGTHLHQNTDIYFQQSTEKASIYGSYGHQVGHFGSRYGNKRTQSEGGHIGGQQFIYNADSEDTDKRSSIAGSLGGEYRFTTQHTLGFNASLNSLFGRGDIFTYTDKLSNTGSLLKRTYSYSDALHQKANQYSSALQYLYKPSDKAQYQFDADYIFFDGFTDNALSNYDVNLTNGSHSLTDGQRVLNHRNIHIFALQAGQTFALFGGEMQTGAKYSRVQSRNGLDYFTGIPVANTLDADASNAFTYREQISAIYGSYEHNFGAWRLAAGLRIEHTDTDGQLTPHIGSTLTPEHHTHHYTDFFPTATLDYAFTDEQHWSLAYSSRIERPAYEMLNPVEFFLDNYSKWKGNPFLSPQKIHKLSLSAPLGKTQCALSYTLANDYYAQIAESGTGGLLTYIHRNIGQQQHLSLTLFREFTFAPWWKASANAAIFYIDNQLREDLFVGALRQWSVMGAMQHYFTLSWGIRAEVSGEYNSRRLTQVGEFALPSGSVDVGLQRDCWHDRLSVSLTLSDLFHTNRWDNESRLRDTHIAAYGNMESRQLKLQAVYKFGKQRERSVEILEVEERERL from the coding sequence ATGAAGTTTTTCTTTACCCTCATCGTTATGCTGCTTTTCTTCTGTGGCAGCGCGGCGTATGCACAAAGTGCTTTTACCCTTACGGCAAAGGTAGTCGATAGTGCGGGCGAGGGCGTTCCGCTGGCAGTGGTGCGGCTCATCGCTGAGGGAGAGGTCATCGCCCAAGAGGTTACCGCCCTCAACGGGTCAGTACGACTGACACCCCATACCTCAAACCCCACCCCTCAGACCTTAACCCTCACCATTGAGGCGTATAACTTTCAGCCTTACGAGCAAACGATTCACCGCTATTCCACACCCCAAGACCTTAGCACTGACCTCGGCACGATTCGTCTAAGCGAGGCTATTACTGCCTTAGAGGGCGTTACTCTCACAGGTGAGAAGCGTCCCTCAGCAGTGCGCGTTGAGGCGGGTAAGGTGATTTTCAATCCACAACAAAGTCTTACCACGGCAGGGAGCTCGGCATTAGAAATCCTCAAAAAGACCCCAGCAGTTACGGTGGACAACCAGAGCGGCATTAGCATCATCGGCAAGCGAGGTACGCTGGTGCTGCTTAACGATAAGCCTACCTATATGCAGGCGGAGGAACTCAAGTCCTTTCTGCAATCACTGCCAGCCAGTCGTGTTGCCTCCATTGAGGTGATGCCTACCCCGCCCGCTTCCTACGATGCGCAAGGTGCGGCGGGGGTTATCAACATTGTCCTAAAGCAGAGCAGTTTAGAAGGTACGTACCTCTCTGTGGGCAATGGGGTGGCTTATGGTACGCACCTACATCAGAACACGGATATCTACTTCCAGCAGTCTACCGAGAAGGCGAGTATTTACGGCAGCTACGGACACCAAGTGGGGCACTTTGGCAGTCGCTATGGCAATAAGCGTACCCAGAGTGAGGGAGGGCACATTGGCGGACAGCAGTTTATCTATAATGCCGACTCTGAGGATACTGATAAGCGCAGCAGTATTGCAGGCAGTCTTGGGGGTGAATATCGCTTTACTACGCAGCATACGTTGGGCTTTAACGCCTCATTGAACAGTCTTTTTGGCAGGGGCGACATCTTTACGTACACCGATAAACTGAGCAATACAGGCTCTTTGCTCAAACGCACTTACTCTTATAGCGATGCCTTGCATCAGAAAGCCAATCAGTACAGCAGTGCTTTGCAGTATCTTTACAAACCTTCCGATAAGGCGCAGTACCAATTCGATGCCGATTATATCTTCTTTGATGGCTTTACTGATAACGCGCTCTCTAACTACGATGTAAATCTTACTAATGGCAGCCACAGCCTTACCGATGGGCAGCGAGTACTGAACCATCGCAACATACATATTTTTGCCCTACAAGCGGGACAGACTTTTGCGCTCTTTGGTGGAGAGATGCAGACAGGGGCAAAGTACAGCCGCGTGCAATCGCGCAACGGATTGGACTATTTCACGGGCATTCCTGTGGCAAATACACTTGATGCAGACGCTTCTAATGCATTTACCTATCGTGAGCAAATCAGCGCGATTTACGGAAGCTATGAGCACAATTTCGGGGCGTGGAGGCTTGCAGCAGGCTTACGCATAGAACACACCGATACCGATGGACAACTTACCCCTCACATAGGTAGCACGCTCACCCCAGAGCACCACACGCACCACTACACGGATTTCTTCCCTACTGCTACCCTTGATTATGCTTTTACCGATGAACAACATTGGTCGCTGGCGTACAGCAGTCGCATCGAGCGACCCGCTTATGAGATGCTGAACCCTGTGGAGTTCTTTTTGGATAATTATTCCAAGTGGAAAGGCAATCCTTTTTTATCACCTCAGAAGATACACAAGCTAAGTCTGAGCGCACCACTTGGCAAAACACAATGTGCGCTCTCTTATACCCTTGCCAACGACTATTACGCGCAAATCGCTGAGAGTGGCACAGGGGGATTGCTCACTTACATACACCGTAATATCGGGCAACAGCAGCACCTCTCGCTCACGCTCTTCCGTGAGTTTACTTTTGCCCCGTGGTGGAAAGCCTCGGCAAATGCCGCCATCTTCTACATCGATAACCAGCTGCGCGAAGACCTCTTTGTGGGGGCACTCCGCCAGTGGAGCGTAATGGGTGCGATGCAACACTATTTTACCTTGTCCTGGGGCATACGCGCGGAAGTCAGTGGGGAGTACAACAGTCGCCGCCTGACCCAAGTGGGCGAGTTTGCGCTCCCCTCAGGCAGCGTAGATGTAGGTTTACAGCGCGATTGCTGGCACGACCGCCTCAGTGTAAGCCTCACCCTCAGCGACCTCTTCCACACCAACCGCTGGGACAACGAGAGTAGGCTGAGAGACACCCACATCGCTGCTTATGGCAATATGGAGTCGCGGCAACTCAAACTGCAAGCCGTCTACAAGTTCGGCAAACAACGTGAGCGCAGCGTTGAAATATTGGAAGTAGAAGAGCGGGAAAGACTTTGA
- a CDS encoding ketopantoate reductase family protein translates to MNILIIGLGTIGSIYGYLFHKAGHKVEHFLRKDSPKAGIAELKVAMLDGRRHPKGEAYTDTYPIAHCSQKAYDFIFVSVPSGGIEGVLKSLQAEGITGQLLLCCGLWEDRKALEKLLEAYHYIEAHWDGHEMLQKKDYILGYPVAGGNIEGDILNGCVFDHFMLEKESKAGSVNYTKLKSLFADAQLKLECPYDMLEWIQLHLCINAAVQVVAGSNGNIHNTSAAAEALMQSSKQLKQVVRTIRQTAKIAAARGIDLKHYRNELWAYHLPTFISVPLMKRMFAKNILTRKIMTLHNNLSDLLYVCKTVYDFGKEKGVKAPIFYTAYEKILEKV, encoded by the coding sequence ATGAATATACTTATCATTGGTTTAGGAACTATAGGTAGCATTTACGGCTACTTGTTCCATAAGGCAGGACATAAAGTAGAGCACTTTTTAAGAAAGGATAGTCCCAAGGCAGGGATTGCTGAGCTTAAAGTAGCTATGCTTGATGGAAGACGACACCCCAAGGGAGAAGCCTACACGGACACGTATCCCATAGCTCATTGTAGCCAAAAAGCGTATGACTTTATCTTTGTGAGCGTCCCCTCAGGAGGTATTGAGGGAGTGCTGAAGAGCTTGCAGGCAGAGGGTATCACGGGGCAGTTGCTCTTGTGCTGCGGTCTGTGGGAAGATCGCAAGGCTTTGGAAAAACTATTGGAAGCCTATCACTACATAGAGGCACACTGGGACGGGCACGAAATGTTGCAGAAGAAGGACTATATCTTGGGTTATCCCGTAGCGGGAGGCAATATTGAGGGTGACATACTCAATGGCTGTGTATTCGACCATTTTATGTTAGAAAAAGAGAGCAAAGCAGGCTCTGTAAACTACACAAAATTAAAGTCCCTCTTTGCTGATGCCCAGCTCAAGTTAGAATGTCCTTACGATATGCTCGAATGGATACAGTTGCACCTTTGTATCAACGCTGCTGTGCAGGTAGTAGCAGGCAGCAATGGCAATATACACAACACTTCCGCGGCTGCCGAAGCACTGATGCAAAGTTCAAAACAACTCAAACAAGTGGTGCGTACCATTCGCCAGACGGCAAAGATAGCTGCCGCACGCGGAATAGACCTAAAGCACTACCGCAATGAACTCTGGGCATACCACCTGCCGACTTTTATCTCAGTGCCTTTGATGAAGCGTATGTTCGCCAAAAACATTCTCACCCGCAAAATAATGACCCTCCACAACAACCTCTCTGACCTGCTCTACGTATGCAAAACTGTATACGACTTTGGCAAAGAGAAAGGCGTAAAAGCCCCTATATTCTACACCGCTTACGAAAAGATTTTGGAAAAGGTTTGA
- a CDS encoding type IV toxin-antitoxin system AbiEi family antitoxin domain-containing protein, with amino-acid sequence MLQDLHTIPINTAVVAGLYPHIKSKAQKVADLERAGSLIRLKRNLYVVSPSLSGVPLSTELIANQLYGPSYLSLQSALRYYGLIPEAVYQHLSMTIKHSRSFTTPVGHFHYQQCTRDYFAIGLTIVQRTGYAFIIATPEKALADLITYTKGLNMRYRKEILTYLKDDLRLDMDAFFAMDATIFEACAALGKKATTMKAIAKLLRDQRSELSPDF; translated from the coding sequence ATGTTACAGGATTTACATACCATTCCCATAAATACCGCTGTGGTAGCAGGGCTTTACCCGCATATCAAGAGCAAGGCGCAAAAGGTTGCCGACTTAGAGCGTGCGGGCAGTCTGATACGCCTGAAGCGCAACCTCTATGTGGTTTCGCCCTCTTTAAGCGGCGTGCCACTTTCTACGGAACTTATCGCCAATCAGCTCTATGGTCCTTCGTACCTCTCGTTGCAATCGGCATTGCGCTATTACGGACTGATACCTGAGGCAGTGTATCAGCACCTATCAATGACCATTAAGCACAGCCGCAGTTTCACCACTCCTGTGGGGCACTTCCATTACCAGCAATGCACGCGCGATTATTTTGCTATTGGGCTTACTATTGTGCAGCGTACGGGCTATGCTTTTATTATTGCTACCCCCGAAAAAGCCCTTGCCGACCTTATCACCTACACTAAAGGACTCAATATGCGCTACCGCAAGGAAATACTCACCTACCTCAAGGACGACCTTCGCCTTGATATGGACGCCTTTTTTGCTATGGATGCCACTATATTCGAAGCGTGTGCTGCACTCGGCAAAAAAGCTACCACAATGAAGGCTATTGCTAAGTTGTTGAGGGATCAGAGATCAGAACTGAGTCCTGACTTCTGA
- a CDS encoding nucleotidyl transferase AbiEii/AbiGii toxin family protein — MNNIYQSMLAPYDLSSEEARRNATFEVNQCLILAGLYRGGFFEEAAFYGGTCLRIFYGLDRFSEDMDFLLLRPQPDFNFERYFPAILDEFALVGCDVSLTRKDKKQHTRVESAFLKDNIHVYDLQFQTEKSIKIKIEVDTTSPLQFETEEKLLLLPSSFMTRCFTLPDLYAGKMHALAFRSWRGRVKGRDWYDFEWYVRHRTPLNFTHLQERIREFNHTEMTREEYLLHFKERLATTDIKAVRQDVLPFIKNSQALAIWSNDYFLQLADRIVWQ; from the coding sequence ATGAACAACATCTATCAATCGATGCTCGCCCCTTACGACCTCAGCAGTGAGGAGGCACGCCGCAACGCTACCTTTGAGGTCAATCAGTGCCTCATACTCGCAGGGCTTTATCGTGGAGGGTTCTTTGAGGAAGCCGCCTTCTACGGAGGCACGTGTCTGCGTATTTTCTATGGCTTAGACCGCTTTAGTGAGGATATGGACTTCTTGCTCTTGCGTCCTCAGCCCGATTTTAACTTTGAGCGTTATTTTCCTGCTATCCTCGATGAGTTTGCCTTAGTAGGGTGCGATGTGTCGCTCACACGCAAGGATAAAAAGCAGCATACACGCGTAGAATCAGCTTTTCTCAAAGACAATATCCACGTATACGACTTGCAGTTCCAAACCGAAAAGAGTATCAAAATAAAGATTGAAGTGGATACCACCTCACCTTTGCAGTTCGAGACTGAGGAAAAGCTTCTGCTACTGCCCTCATCGTTTATGACGCGTTGCTTCACCCTCCCTGACCTTTATGCAGGTAAGATGCACGCCTTAGCTTTCCGCTCGTGGCGTGGACGCGTAAAAGGGCGCGATTGGTACGACTTTGAGTGGTATGTGCGCCATCGTACGCCGCTGAATTTCACGCACCTCCAAGAGCGTATCCGCGAGTTTAACCACACTGAGATGACCCGTGAGGAGTATCTTTTGCACTTCAAGGAACGCCTTGCTACCACCGACATCAAAGCCGTAAGGCAAGATGTATTGCCGTTTATCAAAAATTCGCAAGCACTTGCTATATGGAGTAATGACTATTTTTTACAATTAGCAGATCGTATCGTATGGCAGTAA
- a CDS encoding class I SAM-dependent methyltransferase, whose translation MLYTLIILIALLDLLFVHLVSQSKRPRGFVGVLMMKLWNRTYLPMVRWASGYIKGKKVNNILDVGVGNGGSTAYLTELFPNANITGIDLSETAIAEAYKQPIKGKVSFAVKDITQTDYLSASFDLICAFQTHFHWQNAETAYTEIHRLLTDSGVLLIACEKSKIRYYLRDLEETGAFSSYMEHFGLYLEETAQQNGWVLFVLLKKPVANS comes from the coding sequence ATGCTTTACACATTGATCATTCTCATCGCATTGTTGGACTTGCTATTCGTGCATTTGGTAAGCCAATCGAAGCGTCCTCGTGGTTTTGTGGGCGTACTGATGATGAAGTTGTGGAATAGAACATACCTGCCGATGGTGCGTTGGGCTTCGGGCTACATAAAGGGCAAAAAGGTAAATAATATCTTAGACGTAGGGGTGGGCAATGGCGGCTCTACTGCCTATTTGACTGAGCTCTTTCCCAATGCGAATATTACGGGGATAGACCTCTCCGAGACGGCTATTGCAGAGGCGTATAAGCAGCCCATAAAGGGGAAAGTTAGCTTTGCTGTAAAGGACATTACGCAGACGGATTACCTCTCGGCGTCTTTTGACCTTATTTGTGCTTTCCAAACGCATTTCCATTGGCAGAACGCCGAGACTGCCTACACTGAAATCCATCGCTTGCTTACAGATAGCGGCGTACTGCTCATCGCCTGCGAGAAAAGCAAGATAAGGTACTACCTTCGCGACCTTGAAGAGACAGGGGCGTTTAGCTCTTATATGGAGCATTTTGGCTTATACTTAGAGGAGACAGCACAACAGAACGGCTGGGTGTTATTTGTGTTGCTGAAAAAGCCAGTCGCGAACAGCTGA
- a CDS encoding lipocalin family protein encodes MRNILKIAVMVVCVLFLAVGCSKSEDKKEEKIELTGNMALIQGTWNIYSVNNQVVTDATVKKTSMTFSKRNVTMTDYSTGSLKNLSGTFAIEGGYLLITVEGDTTKNELISLTSQELKIKTSDATLVFRK; translated from the coding sequence ATGAGAAACATTTTAAAAATTGCCGTAATGGTTGTATGTGTGTTATTCTTGGCTGTAGGATGCAGCAAGAGTGAAGACAAAAAAGAAGAAAAAATAGAGCTTACTGGGAATATGGCTCTTATTCAAGGAACTTGGAATATCTATTCCGTAAACAATCAGGTAGTTACAGATGCTACTGTAAAGAAAACGTCTATGACCTTTTCTAAACGTAATGTAACTATGACTGATTACTCTACAGGAAGTTTAAAAAATCTTTCAGGAACCTTTGCAATTGAAGGAGGGTACTTGCTTATCACAGTTGAAGGTGATACTACAAAGAATGAACTCATCTCTTTGACATCACAAGAACTGAAGATAAAAACCTCAGATGCAACCTTAGTCTTTAGGAAATAA